A segment of the Candidatus Jettenia caeni genome:
ACCATTTACGGCAGTTGAGGCTACATCTCCCCCCTTCCATGTACATGGACGTGATAAGATGTAGTTTACATTGTTATAAGGAGTATGTTATGAAGGCTGTTGTTTTTCATGGAGTAGGCGATATCCGCCTTGATGAAGTCTCTGATCCCCAAATTGAACAATCAACAGACGCTATTGTACGTATTACAACCAGCGCTATTTGTGGGACTGATTTACATATGATCCGGGGCACGCTTCCTGGGATGGCCCGGGGCACAATCATGGGACACGAGGGAGTTGGCGTTGTCGAAGAACTCGGATCCGATGTACGTAATCTGAGTGTCGGCGATAGAGTAGTCATTCCTTCTACTATTGCTTGTGGGTACTGCTCTTATTGCCGCGCCGGGTATTATGCTCAATGCGATAATGCAAATCCTCATGGGCCGCATGCCGGAACTGCTTATTTTGGAGGTCCTCAACAGAGCGGGCCTTTTCATGGTCTCCAGGCAGAAAAGGCGCGTATTCCATTTGCGAATACCGTCCTGGTCAAACTCCCTGATGAAGTAAGCGACGATCAGGCCATCTTTATATCCGATATTTTCCCCACAGGTTATTTTGGAGCAGAACTGGCTGAGATCAAACATGGCGACACCGTAGCAGTCTTTGGATGTGGCCCTGTAGGACAGTTTGCGATTGTAAGCGCTAAACTTCTGGGGGCAGGCAGAATTTTAGCAGTTGATACAATCCCTTCCCGTCTGGAAACGGCACAAAAGAATGGAGCGGAAGTTATTGATTTTAACGCAGAAGACCCTATCGAGGCTATCCATAGATTCACCGGTGGTATCGGCGTTGACCGGGCTATCGATGCTGTTGGTATTGACGCAAATCGTCCCCAGAAGGGTCCGGCATACAAGCAGGCAAAATATTTAGAACCACAATTTGAACAGGAAATGGAACAGGTTGCCCCCAAAATGAATCCCGAAGGTGATAACTGGCATCAGGGTGACGCACCCTCTCTGGTATTACTATGGTCAGTAAAAGCGCTGGCAAAAGCAGGGAGCCTGTCTATCATCGGTGTCTACCCACAAACCGCACAATTTTTTCCTATTGGTACTGCACTGAACAAGAATCTCACAATCAAAATGGGAAATTGCAACCATCGGGACTATATTCCCATGCTTATTGACATGGTCCGCAGTGGAGTCGTCGATCCGGAAAAGGTTCTTGCTCAAACTCATCATGAGCCTTTAGATTCCGCTATTAAAGCATATAGAGCGTTTGATGAGCGACAACCTGGCTGGATTAAAGTAGTTCTTGAAACAGCAACTATTTTATCAGTATGATGAACCCTGATGAAGCATTTCCCGATTATAAAATCCAGGGAAATCCCCTTTAAAATAGGCCTTTGGCGACTTTTTCCCCTCCCTTTCGAGACTGTGTCGTAATTATCAAAATTTTTTATAAAAAAGCGGACTCTCGGAGAGATAAAGAATGCGGGATGTGATAGAATATACCCCTAAAAAGGAGGTGGAATAATGGCATATCGATATGGGAATCGTTATCAAATAGCATTATTACCCAAAAGCATCGAGGACTATGTTGGTCCCGATGACCCGGTAAGGGTATATGATGCGTTTGTTGATGCACTGGATTTGAAAGAACTTGGTATGGAGATGAATCCTCATAAAGTTGGTAACACAGAGTATGATCCCCGGGTCATGCTCAAATTATTTGTCTACGGCTATTCGTATGGATGGAAGAGTTCCCGGAAACTCGAGAGAGCTCTGTATCATAATGTATCGTTTATCTGGCTTCTGGGAGGACTTACTCCTGATCATAAAACCATAGCGGAGTTTCGCCGTAAGAACACAGAAGCCCTTAAAAGAATTCTCAAGCAATGTACTCGGATGTGTATGGAATTAGACTTACTCGATGGCAATGTACTCTTTGTAGATGGAACAAAGATCAGGGCAAATGCATCTCGTACGAGAAATCACACAAAGCACCACTACGAGGAACACTTGGCAGAGGTTGATAAGCGGATAGATGAACTGCTTGAGGAATGTGAACGAATTGATGAGAAAGAGAAAGAACAGGGTTCATGGATAAAGCTGGAGAAAGAGCTGGTAGAGAACGAAGAGTATCGTACCCGGATACGGGAGATGTTGAATCGATTTAAAGAGGAAGAGGAAAAAGGGAAAAGGCCGAAAACGATAAACCAGACCGATCCGGAGAGTGCCCTGATGAGAAGCGTACAAGGTTCCCATGCGAGCTATAATGTGCAAAGCGTTGTGGATGAGAAGCATAGTCTTATTGTGCATGTTGATGCCGTCAGCGAGACGAGTGATGT
Coding sequences within it:
- a CDS encoding alcohol dehydrogenase, with the protein product MKAVVFHGVGDIRLDEVSDPQIEQSTDAIVRITTSAICGTDLHMIRGTLPGMARGTIMGHEGVGVVEELGSDVRNLSVGDRVVIPSTIACGYCSYCRAGYYAQCDNANPHGPHAGTAYFGGPQQSGPFHGLQAEKARIPFANTVLVKLPDEVSDDQAIFISDIFPTGYFGAELAEIKHGDTVAVFGCGPVGQFAIVSAKLLGAGRILAVDTIPSRLETAQKNGAEVIDFNAEDPIEAIHRFTGGIGVDRAIDAVGIDANRPQKGPAYKQAKYLEPQFEQEMEQVAPKMNPEGDNWHQGDAPSLVLLWSVKALAKAGSLSIIGVYPQTAQFFPIGTALNKNLTIKMGNCNHRDYIPMLIDMVRSGVVDPEKVLAQTHHEPLDSAIKAYRAFDERQPGWIKVVLETATILSV
- a CDS encoding transposase, translated to MAYRYGNRYQIALLPKSIEDYVGPDDPVRVYDAFVDALDLKELGMEMNPHKVGNTEYDPRVMLKLFVYGYSYGWKSSRKLERALYHNVSFIWLLGGLTPDHKTIAEFRRKNTEALKRILKQCTRMCMELDLLDGNVLFVDGTKIRANASRTRNHTKHHYEEHLAEVDKRIDELLEECERIDEKEKEQGSWIKLEKELVENEEYRTRIREMLNRFKEEEEKGKRPKTINQTDPESALMRSVQGSHASYNVQSVVDEKHSLIVHVDAVSETSDVNQFAHQITQAEEVTGKGCKVGCADAGYADTEELEKIDRRGTTVIVPSQRQALHNPEEKPFGKDKFVYDKEHDCYWCPEGQKLVYEGKHEGDKKIAYRIPDAVVCKKCKQYGQCTDFPRGRKIVRLSQEEVKEKLERQYEHPESQEIYKKRKARVEHPFGHIRRNLGMTSFLVRGREGARAEISVAATCFNIVRMITLLGGVRELIGGFMALQS